Proteins encoded within one genomic window of Mycolicibacterium monacense:
- the rfbA gene encoding glucose-1-phosphate thymidylyltransferase RfbA, translating into MRGIILAGGSGTRLHPITLGISKQLVPVYDKPMVYYPLSTLMLAGVRDILVITTPHDAEGFARLLGDGSQFGVSITFAQQPSPDGLAQAFVIGADFIGAERVALVLGDNLLYGPGLGNQLERFSSVSGGAIFAYWVAEPSAYGVIEFDHNGAAVSLEEKPKHPKSNYAIPGLYFYDNDVVEIARNLTPSERGEYEITDVNRAYLVERRLQVEVLPRGTAWLDTGTFDQMTDAAEYVRTMERRTGLKIGVPEEIAWRKGYLTDDELRTRAEMLVKSGYGTYLLDLLARGR; encoded by the coding sequence GCATCCAATAACTCTGGGGATTTCTAAGCAACTCGTCCCTGTGTACGACAAACCAATGGTGTACTATCCGCTGTCCACGTTGATGCTCGCCGGCGTCCGTGACATTCTCGTGATTACAACGCCCCACGACGCCGAAGGCTTTGCACGCTTACTGGGTGACGGGTCACAGTTCGGTGTATCTATCACCTTTGCTCAACAGCCCTCGCCGGATGGCCTGGCGCAGGCGTTCGTTATCGGTGCCGACTTCATCGGTGCAGAACGTGTAGCACTGGTACTCGGAGACAATCTGCTATACGGGCCCGGTCTTGGCAACCAACTCGAACGCTTTTCTAGCGTCTCTGGCGGCGCCATCTTTGCGTACTGGGTAGCCGAACCCTCTGCTTACGGTGTAATCGAGTTTGACCACAATGGCGCGGCCGTATCTCTGGAAGAGAAGCCAAAGCATCCGAAAAGCAACTATGCCATTCCAGGGCTGTACTTTTATGACAATGACGTGGTCGAAATCGCACGTAATCTGACGCCGAGTGAACGCGGCGAGTACGAGATCACCGATGTCAATCGAGCTTATCTCGTAGAGAGACGGCTACAGGTGGAGGTATTACCCCGCGGGACCGCTTGGCTGGATACGGGGACGTTCGATCAAATGACTGACGCCGCCGAGTACGTGCGCACAATGGAGCGACGCACCGGACTGAAGATTGGAGTGCCGGAGGAGATCGCTTGGCGGAAGGGCTATCTGACGGACGATGAGTTGAGGACCCGAGCCGAGATGCTCGTAAAGTCCGGCTACGGCACTTACTTGCTGGACCTTCTCGCCAGGGGGCGCTGA
- the rfbB gene encoding dTDP-glucose 4,6-dehydratase, which produces MSRLLVTGGAGFIGSNFVHHVIEHTDYDVIVLDKLTYAGNLASLSGLPEARVRFIQGDITDASLVDDLVPTADAIVHFAAETHNDNSLHNPEPFLQTNILGTFSLLEAARRHETRIHHISTDEVYGDLALDAPTRFTEITPYNPSSPYSSTKAGSDLLVRAWVRSFQVEATISNCSNNYGPYQHVEKFIPRQITNVLRGIRPKLYGQGLNVRDWIHVDDHSSAVLRILENGKVGETYLIGADGEKDNKTVVEMILSLMGQPSNAYDQVTDRAGHDLRYAIDPTKLREELGWQPLYRDFEQGLIATIKWYREHEDWWAPVKGATEAFYAKLGQ; this is translated from the coding sequence ATGTCGCGCTTGCTAGTAACTGGAGGAGCTGGCTTCATCGGTTCGAACTTTGTCCATCATGTTATCGAACACACCGATTATGACGTCATTGTGCTGGATAAACTCACCTACGCGGGAAACTTGGCGTCGTTGTCTGGGCTGCCGGAAGCGCGAGTTCGCTTTATTCAAGGCGACATCACTGACGCGTCGCTAGTCGACGACCTTGTACCCACCGCCGATGCGATCGTGCATTTCGCTGCAGAGACGCACAACGATAACTCTCTGCACAACCCAGAACCTTTTTTGCAGACCAACATACTCGGCACTTTCAGCCTATTAGAGGCGGCGCGCAGACACGAAACACGCATCCACCATATTTCCACCGATGAGGTCTATGGGGATTTAGCGTTGGATGCGCCAACAAGGTTTACCGAAATCACTCCATACAACCCATCGTCGCCATACTCGTCAACCAAAGCCGGCAGCGATCTATTAGTCCGGGCGTGGGTACGGTCGTTTCAGGTGGAGGCAACCATATCAAACTGCTCGAACAATTACGGGCCGTACCAGCACGTCGAGAAGTTTATTCCTCGGCAGATCACAAATGTGCTGCGCGGAATTCGTCCCAAACTCTACGGCCAAGGCCTGAACGTGCGCGACTGGATTCATGTTGATGACCACTCTTCAGCAGTATTGCGGATCCTCGAAAACGGCAAAGTCGGTGAGACTTACCTCATCGGCGCCGACGGCGAAAAAGACAACAAGACTGTGGTAGAAATGATCCTTTCCCTGATGGGTCAGCCATCGAACGCGTATGACCAGGTAACCGACCGGGCTGGCCATGACCTACGTTACGCAATCGATCCGACCAAGTTGCGCGAAGAGCTCGGCTGGCAGCCGCTGTATCGCGATTTCGAACAGGGTCTTATAGCGACGATAAAATGGTATCGCGAACATGAAGACTGGTGGGCGCCCGTCAAGGGCGCAACTGAAGCATTCTATGCGAAACTTGGACAATAA
- the rfbD gene encoding dTDP-4-dehydrorhamnose reductase, with amino-acid sequence MEQGKVLRADVTPIPGLVLWELPVHGDNRGWFKENWQREKMVAAGMPDFGPVQHNVSFNTAAGTTRGIHAEPWDKLVSVATGRIFCAWVDLRSGPSFGAVFTAELDPSRAAFVPRGVGNAFQTLEPNTAYIYLVNDHYSPDATYTSVNLADETVAIDWPIPLSDAELSEKDRAHPRLDQVLPVPRRKTLILGASGQLGRALVDLLGNSPHAEFAGRSDVDLTDARLPSARRWHDYDTIINAGAYTAVDLAESAKGRAEAWATNVVGVSALARIAASHDITLVHLSSDYVFDGTATRPYREDDAVSPLGVYGQTKAASDYVVATVPRHYIIRTSWVIGDGRNFVRTMLSLATRGVDPSVVNDQYGRLTFASELARVIKHLTENRAPYGIYNVSGDGPAMSWMDVARQVFRLAGHDPEKVKGVGTDDYFVAATAPTAPRPRYSVLDLKRVKSTGYRPPEAEDSLAAYVRDEVG; translated from the coding sequence ATGGAGCAAGGTAAAGTCCTGCGGGCAGACGTGACGCCGATTCCCGGCCTTGTCCTTTGGGAACTGCCTGTTCATGGCGACAACCGCGGCTGGTTCAAAGAAAATTGGCAGCGGGAAAAGATGGTGGCGGCAGGGATGCCCGATTTCGGTCCTGTACAGCATAACGTATCTTTCAATACGGCAGCTGGCACTACCCGTGGTATCCACGCCGAACCCTGGGACAAATTGGTTTCGGTAGCTACAGGACGCATATTCTGCGCGTGGGTTGACCTTCGCTCGGGCCCATCCTTCGGCGCTGTATTTACCGCCGAACTCGATCCGTCTCGTGCCGCGTTCGTGCCTAGGGGCGTCGGTAACGCATTTCAAACACTCGAACCCAACACTGCCTATATCTATCTTGTCAACGATCACTACTCTCCGGACGCTACTTATACATCCGTGAACCTGGCCGACGAGACCGTGGCGATCGACTGGCCCATCCCTCTATCGGACGCGGAGCTGTCGGAGAAAGACCGCGCCCACCCGCGCCTAGATCAGGTGCTGCCCGTACCGCGCCGTAAGACGTTGATTCTCGGCGCGAGCGGACAACTGGGACGAGCTCTTGTAGACCTCCTTGGTAACTCACCGCATGCTGAGTTCGCTGGACGCAGCGACGTTGATCTGACTGACGCGCGCCTTCCGTCGGCGCGGCGGTGGCACGACTACGACACAATTATTAACGCCGGCGCTTACACAGCTGTCGATTTGGCGGAGTCGGCCAAAGGACGTGCGGAGGCGTGGGCAACGAATGTCGTCGGTGTTTCGGCACTTGCGCGCATCGCAGCATCCCACGACATCACACTCGTACATCTTTCCAGCGATTACGTATTCGATGGCACCGCCACTCGGCCATATCGGGAGGACGATGCGGTGTCACCGCTCGGGGTCTACGGGCAGACTAAAGCGGCCTCCGACTACGTCGTCGCAACAGTCCCTCGTCACTACATCATCCGTACATCATGGGTAATCGGCGACGGCCGGAATTTTGTGCGCACAATGCTGTCGCTCGCCACGCGCGGCGTCGACCCATCCGTAGTGAACGATCAGTATGGGCGATTAACCTTTGCCTCCGAATTGGCGCGAGTGATCAAGCACCTAACGGAGAATCGCGCACCGTACGGTATTTACAATGTGAGCGGCGACGGCCCAGCGATGTCCTGGATGGATGTCGCCAGACAAGTTTTCAGGCTTGCGGGACACGATCCCGAAAAGGTGAAGGGTGTCGGCACTGACGACTACTTCGTCGCTGCTACGGCCCCGACGGCTCCACGCCCTCGCTACAGCGTTCTCGATTTGAAGAGGGTGAAGTCAACTGGCTACCGCCCTCCAGAAGCCGAAGATTCGCTCGCAGCTTACGTGCGAGATGAGGTCGGGTGA